In Mangrovivirga cuniculi, the following proteins share a genomic window:
- a CDS encoding PorV/PorQ family protein, which yields MIKTQIPRRKYDPEKASDTIILTLISYTGFGQQVDQTQMLLFPSSARDTGLGSRTLTTTDDASVWFRNPSMNNDSSQIRMAHLTYGDYLADIKYGTLAYGQEISKGIKVWGGFQFLDYGSLERTTNTGITDGEFSSSAFRISAGASHKIGLFSLGMNINYESFNFDGYSEGIAYLDISGTYFHPEKDLTAALSIQQIGKLVVMHLIMMSHSEYQ from the coding sequence TTGATAAAAACCCAAATTCCAAGACGCAAATATGATCCTGAAAAGGCATCTGATACTATCATATTAACATTAATTTCATATACAGGGTTTGGTCAGCAAGTAGACCAAACCCAAATGCTTTTATTCCCTTCTTCAGCCAGGGATACAGGACTTGGTAGCCGAACCTTAACTACTACTGATGATGCAAGTGTATGGTTCAGGAATCCTTCGATGAACAATGACTCATCTCAGATCAGAATGGCTCACCTGACTTACGGTGATTACCTGGCTGACATAAAATATGGAACTCTTGCCTACGGACAGGAGATCAGTAAAGGCATTAAGGTCTGGGGAGGATTTCAGTTTCTGGATTACGGTAGTCTTGAAAGAACGACAAATACAGGAATAACAGATGGAGAATTTTCCTCTTCAGCATTTCGAATTTCTGCCGGAGCATCTCATAAAATCGGACTTTTTTCTCTCGGAATGAATATTAATTATGAGTCGTTCAATTTCGATGGATATTCAGAGGGCATAGCTTATCTTGATATCTCAGGAACATATTTTCATCCTGAAAAAGATCTAACTGCAGCATTGAGCATCCAGCAAATCGGTAAATTGGTAGTGATGCATTTGATAATGATGTCCCACTCAGAATATCAATAG
- the hslU gene encoding ATP-dependent protease ATPase subunit HslU — protein sequence MSKKEIALTPKQIVKELDKYIIGQSSAKKNVAIALRNRWRRMNTKSELKEEIMPNNILMIGSTGVGKTEIARRLAKLADAPFVKVEASKFTEVGYVGRDVESMVRDLVEQAIHMVKVQKKEEVREKAEGIVEEIILDALIPPIKKTPARTGFQSASETNSFENETAPKTDEELNEKTRERFREKIRNGELDDRKIDIDIKAPSNPGIGMIGGGMIDESSMINLQDMLSGMMPKKSKKRKVTIADAKKILLDEEASKLIDFEEVKEEAVQKTENTGIIFIDEIDKIAASSNKQGADVSREGVQRDLLPIVEGSSVTTKHGVVNTDHILFISAGAFHVSKPSDLIPELQGRFPIRVELDNLTESDFLKILLEPKNALTKQYERY from the coding sequence ATGTCAAAAAAAGAAATTGCATTAACACCGAAGCAGATCGTAAAAGAACTGGATAAATATATTATCGGACAGTCAAGTGCTAAGAAAAATGTAGCTATTGCTCTTCGTAACCGATGGAGAAGGATGAATACTAAGTCAGAATTGAAAGAGGAAATAATGCCTAATAATATTCTGATGATCGGATCTACCGGAGTCGGTAAAACTGAGATCGCCCGTAGACTTGCCAAACTTGCCGATGCACCATTTGTAAAAGTTGAAGCCAGTAAGTTTACCGAAGTAGGTTACGTAGGACGCGATGTGGAAAGCATGGTCAGGGATCTTGTTGAACAGGCTATTCACATGGTTAAAGTTCAGAAAAAAGAAGAGGTAAGAGAAAAAGCAGAGGGTATTGTTGAAGAAATCATTTTGGATGCATTAATCCCACCAATAAAAAAGACTCCTGCAAGAACCGGATTTCAGTCTGCTAGTGAGACTAATTCATTTGAAAATGAGACAGCTCCTAAAACTGACGAGGAACTTAATGAAAAGACCAGGGAGCGATTCAGAGAAAAAATCCGAAACGGTGAGCTTGATGACAGAAAAATTGATATTGACATTAAAGCACCAAGCAATCCGGGAATAGGAATGATCGGTGGAGGAATGATCGACGAATCTTCAATGATTAACCTTCAGGATATGCTTTCTGGTATGATGCCAAAGAAATCCAAAAAAAGAAAAGTCACCATTGCAGATGCTAAAAAAATCCTATTGGATGAAGAAGCATCCAAGCTGATCGATTTTGAAGAAGTTAAAGAAGAGGCAGTTCAAAAAACGGAGAACACAGGGATAATATTTATTGATGAGATCGATAAAATTGCTGCATCTTCTAATAAGCAGGGAGCTGACGTTAGCCGTGAAGGAGTTCAGCGAGACCTCTTACCGATAGTAGAGGGAAGTTCGGTGACTACCAAGCATGGAGTGGTAAATACTGACCATATACTATTTATCTCTGCCGGAGCGTTTCATGTTAGCAAGCCCTCAGATCTTATTCCTGAATTACAGGGACGTTTTCCGATCAGGGTTGAACTGGATAATCTGACTGAAAGTGACTTCCTGAAAATATTATTAGAGCCAAAAAATGCTTTAACTAAACAATACGAGCGTTATTGA
- a CDS encoding DUF4421 family protein, whose protein sequence is MRHLLVVLFLIGFCGYAQEETDTLSSDRSDYIERFDDYLYVKGLLGNRSLNVTLATEDQQTIQYRPNGNGLIGFGGYAFDLAFEVTFRLPEREDGDNARLYGNTDYSDFQVNLYGTQFGVDFYLQNTRAFTFLMPLRSTRTGKTVTPIPNVQIFL, encoded by the coding sequence ATGCGGCATTTATTAGTCGTTTTATTTTTAATTGGATTTTGCGGATACGCACAAGAAGAAACTGATACATTGTCATCAGACCGCTCAGATTATATTGAGCGGTTTGACGACTATTTATATGTAAAAGGTCTGCTTGGAAATCGCTCTCTGAATGTTACTCTTGCAACAGAGGACCAGCAGACCATCCAATATCGCCCCAATGGAAATGGATTGATCGGATTCGGAGGCTATGCCTTTGATTTAGCTTTCGAGGTAACTTTCAGGCTGCCGGAAAGAGAGGATGGAGATAACGCAAGGCTTTATGGCAATACTGACTACAGCGATTTTCAGGTTAATTTGTATGGCACCCAGTTTGGTGTTGATTTTTATTTACAAAATACCAGGGCTTTTACATTTCTAATGCCTCTCAGATCAACCAGAACTGGCAAAACGGTGACCCCCATCCCCAACGTTCAGATCTTTCTGTGA
- a CDS encoding DUF4421 family protein: MNQNWQNGDPHPQRSDLSVRNVSFTGFWIENSEKFSFKSSFNQTERQKKSAGSFLIGSTMSDIKVEADSAINTIPDNDFNPTVRYSGGKFTTLTVMPGYTHNFILKQLFLNTTLAAGIGLQWQKYPFEGKQVRNTQIELH; this comes from the coding sequence ATCAACCAGAACTGGCAAAACGGTGACCCCCATCCCCAACGTTCAGATCTTTCTGTGAGAAATGTAAGCTTTACAGGATTCTGGATTGAGAATAGCGAAAAATTCTCTTTTAAATCAAGTTTTAACCAGACTGAGAGACAAAAAAAATCTGCGGGATCTTTTCTAATAGGATCTACAATGAGCGACATAAAAGTAGAGGCGGATTCCGCAATAAACACCATTCCTGACAACGATTTTAACCCAACTGTAAGATATTCAGGAGGTAAGTTTACAACTCTGACTGTAATGCCAGGGTATACCCATAATTTCATTTTGAAGCAATTATTTCTCAACACCACACTTGCCGCCGGCATAGGGCTTCAGTGGCAAAAATATCCTTTTGAAGGTAAGCAAGTCAGGAATACTCAGATAGAGCTGCATTAA
- a CDS encoding SixA phosphatase family protein, with protein sequence MVPRQVISSPAARAAATSIKACENMEFDKNDIQWEKDLYHASTSTIWEVIRKNGKENVLMIVGHNPGLNSVADSLGLDIDNIPTAGVLVVALSIRDWSEAAPGKARFEFFDYPKNKGKEIRQL encoded by the coding sequence ATGGTGCCCAGACAAGTTATTTCAAGCCCAGCAGCAAGGGCAGCAGCCACCTCAATTAAAGCATGTGAGAATATGGAGTTTGATAAAAATGACATACAATGGGAAAAAGATCTTTATCATGCCTCAACATCAACAATCTGGGAGGTAATTCGAAAAAATGGAAAGGAAAATGTTTTAATGATTGTTGGTCATAATCCGGGACTGAATAGTGTTGCAGATAGCCTGGGACTGGATATCGACAACATACCGACAGCCGGGGTGCTGGTTGTTGCTTTAAGTATAAGAGACTGGTCAGAAGCAGCACCTGGTAAGGCCCGTTTCGAATTTTTTGATTATCCCAAAAATAAAGGAAAAGAGATCCGCCAGCTTTAG
- a CDS encoding metal-dependent hydrolase, whose translation MKITYYGQSCFMMETAEKSVLFDPFITPNELAKDIDVSSINPDFILISHGHQDHIADAVDIAKRSGAKVVSNFEIISWLEDQGIENGHPMNHGGNWEFEFGKVKYVNAIHSSVLPDGTYGGNPGGFIVESDGYSIYFAGDTALHMDMQLIPQFTNLDLAIMPIGDNFTMGVDDAVVASDFVKCDKVLGVHYDTFPYIEIDHDEAVKKFKEAGKELILLDIGSSMDI comes from the coding sequence ATGAAAATCACATACTACGGTCAATCTTGTTTTATGATGGAAACAGCTGAGAAATCAGTATTATTTGATCCTTTCATCACTCCTAATGAACTTGCTAAAGACATTGATGTGTCATCTATCAATCCTGATTTCATTTTAATAAGTCATGGTCACCAGGACCACATTGCTGATGCAGTTGATATCGCCAAGCGATCAGGAGCAAAGGTGGTTTCCAACTTTGAAATCATATCGTGGCTCGAAGATCAGGGAATTGAAAATGGTCATCCGATGAATCACGGGGGAAACTGGGAATTTGAATTTGGCAAAGTGAAATATGTAAACGCCATTCATTCTTCAGTATTACCGGATGGTACCTATGGTGGAAATCCGGGAGGATTTATTGTCGAATCAGATGGTTACTCAATTTATTTTGCCGGAGATACTGCCCTCCATATGGATATGCAATTGATTCCTCAATTCACCAATCTGGATCTGGCCATCATGCCTATCGGAGATAACTTTACTATGGGAGTAGACGATGCAGTAGTAGCGTCAGATTTTGTGAAATGTGATAAAGTTCTGGGAGTCCACTATGACACATTCCCTTATATTGAAATAGATCACGATGAAGCAGTAAAAAAATTCAAAGAAGCAGGGAAAGAATTAATACTTCTTGATATCGGTTCTTCAATGGATATTTAA
- a CDS encoding formimidoylglutamase, which produces MTDLSLFFDPVSESLYENISDRSSFFFQLTINNGKAELPDDCTIALIGLTENRGAENSGSIATAADEIRKKLYNLKKGAGPYSIMDLGNLRNGQSYDETSQRLSEVGRVLIENNILPVFIGGSHDLDYGQYQSYEGLEKLISVCAIDRTVDMSGDKEQASEHRHIQNIVIHEPNYLFNFTLLGYQSYLIDQTLLNTLEKLHFDTFRLGYLRSDIKEIEPIVREADMMSFDLTAIKSADFPGVNNAQPFGLTGEEACQVCWYAGLNEKLSSVGFYGYDPSEDDKNMKSAMVSAVMIWYFIEGVINRKEEQNFKTNDYLKFVVPIGGEPDQMVFIRVNLQIAGGWRFR; this is translated from the coding sequence ATGACAGACCTCAGTCTATTTTTTGATCCGGTATCAGAATCTTTATACGAAAACATCAGTGACAGAAGTTCATTCTTTTTTCAGTTAACCATTAATAACGGAAAAGCTGAATTACCTGATGATTGTACGATAGCCTTAATAGGGCTAACAGAAAACCGGGGTGCTGAGAATTCTGGTAGCATAGCAACCGCCGCTGATGAAATTCGCAAGAAGCTGTATAACCTGAAAAAGGGAGCTGGCCCATATAGCATTATGGATCTTGGAAATCTTAGAAATGGCCAATCCTATGATGAAACTAGCCAGCGTCTTAGTGAAGTTGGCAGAGTTTTAATAGAAAATAATATTCTTCCTGTTTTTATAGGAGGGAGTCATGACCTTGATTATGGTCAATATCAATCTTATGAGGGGCTGGAAAAACTAATAAGTGTTTGTGCGATAGATCGGACTGTAGATATGTCCGGAGATAAAGAACAGGCTTCTGAGCATCGTCATATTCAAAATATAGTAATTCATGAACCAAATTACCTTTTCAACTTCACTCTCCTGGGGTATCAATCTTATTTGATTGATCAGACATTATTGAATACACTTGAAAAGTTGCATTTCGATACTTTCCGACTTGGGTATTTAAGAAGTGACATTAAAGAGATCGAGCCAATAGTCAGGGAAGCGGATATGATGTCATTCGATCTGACAGCAATTAAATCTGCAGACTTTCCCGGTGTAAATAATGCTCAGCCTTTTGGTCTGACAGGTGAGGAAGCATGCCAGGTTTGTTGGTATGCTGGGTTAAATGAAAAACTAAGTAGTGTCGGATTTTATGGTTATGATCCTTCTGAAGACGATAAAAATATGAAGAGTGCAATGGTTTCGGCTGTGATGATCTGGTATTTTATTGAAGGCGTGATAAATCGAAAAGAGGAGCAAAACTTTAAGACAAATGATTATTTAAAGTTTGTAGTGCCAATTGGGGGAGAACCGGACCAAATGGTTTTTATAAGAGTAAATTTACAGATCGCTGGTGGATGGAGGTTCCGTTAA
- the nqrF gene encoding NADH:ubiquinone reductase (Na(+)-transporting) subunit F → MFSTTIIVSIVAFTLVISALVLILLFAQSKLVQQGDVKIYVNGDEENPIVTSAGGTLLSTLSSQKIFLPSACGGGGTCAMCKCVVEDGGGDVLPTEEGHLSRSEKKENVRLSCQVKVKEDMHIRVPEEIFGIKKWECEVVSNYNVSTFIKEFKVKLPEGENLDFKSGGYIQIDVPEITVDFKDMDITPHPELGHKDDVYKGDWDKFGLWDLVMKNDEPIFRAYSMANHPAEGNIIMLNIRIATPPWDRENNKWMDVNPGICSSYVFSRVPGDKVTISGPYGEFFINESDAEMIYIGGGAGMAPLRSHIFHLFHTEKTDRKVSYWYGGRSKRELFYLDHFEKIEDDFPNFKFYIGLSEPMEEDNWKIKKDLHDSEGDGYVGFIHQVLYDNYLADHPEPEEIEYYLCGPPLMNAAVLKMLDELGVPKENIRFDDFGG, encoded by the coding sequence ATGTTTTCAACGACAATTATTGTTTCAATTGTAGCATTTACCCTAGTAATCTCGGCACTAGTGCTGATTTTGCTTTTTGCACAATCAAAATTAGTGCAGCAAGGTGATGTTAAGATTTACGTAAATGGTGACGAGGAAAATCCGATCGTAACCTCAGCAGGTGGAACTCTTCTATCTACATTATCATCTCAGAAGATCTTTTTACCGTCTGCATGTGGTGGTGGAGGTACTTGTGCCATGTGTAAATGTGTAGTAGAAGATGGTGGCGGAGACGTACTTCCTACTGAAGAAGGACACCTTTCTCGATCTGAGAAAAAAGAAAATGTTAGACTTTCCTGCCAGGTTAAGGTGAAGGAAGATATGCATATTCGTGTTCCTGAAGAAATCTTTGGTATTAAGAAGTGGGAGTGCGAAGTTGTTTCCAATTACAATGTATCAACATTTATTAAGGAATTTAAAGTTAAGCTTCCAGAAGGAGAAAATCTTGACTTTAAATCTGGTGGATATATTCAGATCGATGTTCCGGAAATTACTGTGGACTTCAAAGATATGGATATTACACCTCACCCTGAGCTTGGACACAAAGACGATGTGTATAAAGGTGACTGGGATAAATTCGGTTTATGGGATCTTGTCATGAAAAATGATGAGCCGATTTTCCGTGCTTATTCTATGGCTAACCACCCGGCGGAAGGAAACATTATTATGTTGAACATCCGTATCGCTACTCCACCTTGGGATCGAGAAAACAACAAATGGATGGATGTGAATCCAGGTATTTGTTCTTCATATGTTTTCTCAAGAGTACCTGGTGATAAAGTAACTATTTCAGGACCATATGGTGAGTTCTTTATCAATGAGTCTGATGCTGAAATGATTTATATTGGTGGTGGTGCTGGTATGGCTCCACTAAGATCTCATATCTTCCATCTCTTCCATACTGAGAAAACTGACAGAAAAGTTTCTTACTGGTACGGAGGTAGATCAAAAAGGGAGCTTTTCTATCTCGATCACTTCGAAAAGATCGAAGATGATTTCCCTAACTTTAAATTCTATATTGGCTTAAGTGAACCAATGGAAGAAGATAACTGGAAAATCAAAAAAGATCTTCATGATAGCGAAGGAGATGGTTATGTAGGGTTTATACACCAGGTATTGTATGATAATTACCTGGCTGATCATCCTGAGCCTGAAGAAATTGAGTATTACCTTTGCGGTCCTCCTTTGATGAACGCAGCAGTATTAAAGATGCTGGATGAGTTGGGCGTACCGAAGGAAAATATCAGATTTGATGACTTCGGAGGGTAA
- a CDS encoding radical SAM protein, which translates to MLLRKKPVLCNYYVTYRCNASCSFCDIWEKPSPYISLEDAESNFKALKKLGVRVIDFTGGEPLLHREIGELLSLAKHYGFITTLTTNGLLYPKKYTELKGVVDMLHFSLDFESKEKHNQARRVNCYDKILDSISIAKENNERPDILMTVFPENLNEIERIYNNISLPNGLVLILNPAFDYNDINCATFNKEQLSFLRSWGKEKLIYINEAFLDLRLNGGNHIDHPVCKAGSSTVVISPFNELVGPCYHSAIDKWPIDNNLYDLYKSEEIQKVLMMEGRLPECEGCVINCYMQPSFAVNFNKYWLTAARSTFKYNFYKGTWKQLFA; encoded by the coding sequence ATGTTGCTAAGGAAAAAACCGGTATTATGCAATTACTATGTTACCTATAGATGTAATGCATCTTGTAGTTTTTGCGATATATGGGAAAAACCTTCTCCTTACATTTCATTAGAGGACGCAGAATCCAATTTTAAAGCGTTAAAAAAGCTGGGAGTTAGAGTAATCGATTTTACAGGCGGAGAACCTTTGCTTCATCGGGAGATTGGAGAACTTCTATCTCTGGCTAAGCATTATGGTTTTATAACTACTCTTACTACCAATGGGCTGCTTTATCCAAAAAAATATACGGAATTAAAAGGAGTAGTTGATATGCTGCATTTTTCTCTTGACTTCGAATCTAAGGAAAAGCATAACCAGGCAAGAAGAGTTAATTGTTACGATAAAATTCTCGATTCAATTTCAATAGCTAAGGAAAATAATGAGCGACCGGATATATTGATGACAGTTTTTCCCGAAAATTTAAATGAAATTGAAAGGATCTATAATAATATTTCTTTACCAAATGGGTTGGTATTGATCCTTAACCCGGCATTTGATTATAATGATATTAATTGTGCCACTTTTAATAAAGAGCAGTTATCATTTTTAAGAAGCTGGGGAAAAGAAAAACTTATCTATATAAATGAGGCCTTTCTCGATTTACGTTTAAACGGGGGGAATCATATTGATCATCCGGTGTGTAAAGCGGGATCATCGACTGTTGTAATTTCGCCTTTTAATGAATTAGTTGGTCCCTGTTATCATTCTGCAATTGATAAATGGCCAATCGATAATAATCTTTACGATCTCTATAAAAGTGAAGAAATCCAAAAAGTTTTGATGATGGAAGGTCGATTACCGGAATGTGAAGGGTGTGTAATTAACTGTTATATGCAGCCAAGTTTTGCCGTTAACTTTAATAAATACTGGTTGACAGCAGCCAGATCTACCTTTAAATATAACTTTTATAAGGGTACCTGGAAACAACTTTTTGCCTGA
- the accD gene encoding acetyl-CoA carboxylase, carboxyltransferase subunit beta, whose amino-acid sequence MAWFTRKDKGIRTPTEAKKEAPDGIWYKTPSGKIVHMRELKSNSYVSPEDGYHVRIGSEEYFEILFDNNKFTELDPEMTSADPLDFVDTKAYPSRIKQSQAKTDLKDAVRTAHGKIDGQDLCVACMDFNFIGGSMGSVVGEKISRAIDYSLKNKVPFLMISKSGGARMMEAGFSLMQMGKTSAKLALLDKAGIPFISLLTDPTTGGVTASFAMLGDFNIAEPGALIGFAGPRVIRETIGKDLPKGFQSAEFVLEHGFLDFIVDRRNLKRRLVTLLKMLGEEKKEEKKETKKVEKKASAS is encoded by the coding sequence ATGGCTTGGTTTACAAGAAAAGATAAAGGAATAAGAACCCCGACCGAGGCTAAAAAAGAAGCCCCGGACGGAATTTGGTATAAAACTCCAAGTGGAAAAATTGTCCACATGAGAGAGTTGAAAAGTAATTCATATGTTTCGCCTGAGGATGGATACCATGTCAGGATCGGCTCAGAGGAATATTTCGAAATACTTTTTGATAACAATAAATTTACGGAATTGGACCCCGAAATGACTTCTGCGGATCCATTGGATTTCGTGGATACAAAAGCTTATCCATCAAGAATAAAACAATCACAGGCAAAGACTGATTTGAAGGATGCTGTAAGAACAGCTCATGGAAAAATCGATGGTCAGGACCTTTGTGTTGCTTGTATGGACTTCAATTTTATTGGAGGCTCAATGGGATCGGTAGTAGGTGAAAAGATTTCGCGGGCAATCGATTATTCATTGAAAAATAAGGTTCCGTTTCTGATGATCTCTAAATCTGGAGGAGCAAGAATGATGGAAGCCGGATTTTCCCTCATGCAAATGGGTAAAACATCAGCGAAATTAGCTTTGCTTGATAAAGCAGGAATTCCATTCATTTCTTTATTGACTGACCCTACAACTGGTGGTGTTACTGCTTCTTTTGCTATGCTTGGTGATTTTAATATTGCTGAGCCGGGTGCATTAATCGGTTTTGCAGGCCCGAGGGTTATTAGAGAAACGATCGGAAAGGATCTTCCTAAAGGATTTCAAAGTGCTGAGTTTGTTCTTGAGCATGGATTTTTGGATTTCATTGTTGACAGAAGGAATTTAAAAAGACGCCTGGTTACTTTACTCAAGATGCTCGGTGAAGAAAAAAAGGAAGAAAAAAAGGAGACTAAGAAGGTAGAAAAGAAAGCAAGTGCAAGCTGA
- a CDS encoding class I fructose-bisphosphate aldolase, with translation MSLQKIQDLLGSDAEKLLSHKCETIDKSSLHLPGPDFIDRIFAQSDRSAQVLNSLASIYNSGRLAGTGYVSILPVDQGIEHTAGASFAPNPIYFDPENIIKLAIEGGCNAVATTFGGLALMSRKYAHKIPFIVKINHNELLTYPNTFDQVMYGSVDEAWNLGAKAVGATIYFGSEESNRQIQEVAAAFERAHELGMATILWCYTRNSSFKKDGTDYHVAADLTGQANHLGVTIKADIIKQKLPETNGGFKTINFAKTHDKVYSELSSEHPIDLTRYQVANCYMGRIGLINSGGASSGASDLAEAVKTAVINKRAGGMGLISGRKAFQRPMKEGTELLHHIQDVYLAQDIELA, from the coding sequence ATGTCTCTACAAAAAATACAGGACCTGTTAGGTTCAGACGCTGAAAAGTTATTATCTCATAAATGTGAGACAATAGACAAATCATCATTGCATTTACCTGGTCCCGACTTTATTGACAGGATCTTTGCTCAGTCAGATCGATCGGCCCAGGTATTGAATAGCCTGGCATCTATTTATAATTCGGGAAGATTAGCCGGAACTGGTTATGTTTCAATATTGCCGGTTGACCAGGGAATAGAACATACTGCAGGAGCTTCATTTGCACCTAATCCAATCTACTTTGATCCGGAAAATATAATCAAACTAGCCATAGAAGGGGGTTGTAATGCTGTTGCCACTACTTTTGGAGGGTTAGCTTTAATGAGTAGAAAATATGCTCATAAAATTCCATTTATCGTGAAGATCAATCATAACGAGTTACTGACCTATCCGAATACATTCGATCAGGTGATGTACGGGTCAGTTGATGAAGCGTGGAATCTTGGTGCTAAAGCTGTAGGAGCTACTATTTACTTTGGTAGTGAAGAATCAAACAGGCAAATTCAAGAGGTAGCTGCTGCATTCGAAAGAGCACATGAATTAGGAATGGCAACTATACTTTGGTGCTACACACGTAATAGCTCTTTTAAGAAAGACGGAACAGACTATCATGTTGCTGCTGACCTGACAGGGCAGGCTAATCACCTGGGAGTAACAATAAAAGCAGATATCATAAAGCAAAAACTACCGGAAACTAATGGTGGATTTAAAACTATAAATTTTGCGAAGACTCATGATAAGGTTTATTCAGAGCTGAGTAGTGAGCATCCAATTGACCTTACCAGATACCAGGTGGCAAATTGCTACATGGGAAGAATTGGATTAATTAATAGTGGGGGAGCTTCATCAGGAGCATCAGATCTTGCAGAGGCAGTAAAGACTGCTGTTATTAATAAAAGAGCAGGAGGAATGGGACTTATATCTGGTAGAAAAGCTTTCCAGAGGCCAATGAAGGAAGGCACTGAATTATTGCACCACATTCAAGATGTTTATCTGGCTCAGGATATAGAGCTGGCATAA
- a CDS encoding DUF4834 family protein has protein sequence MGIVFKFLLIAFVVYYILSKLFGFLFRVLIGRAATQYKNQQQRGYSNANRQRRDGELNVDYVPVKEKPKRKSTGSAHGEYIDFEEVK, from the coding sequence ATGGGAATTGTTTTTAAATTTTTACTGATAGCTTTTGTAGTATATTATATCTTATCGAAGCTATTTGGATTTCTTTTTAGAGTTTTAATAGGAAGGGCTGCAACTCAATACAAAAATCAGCAGCAGCGAGGTTACAGTAACGCAAATCGTCAGCGAAGAGATGGCGAATTAAATGTGGATTATGTACCCGTTAAAGAAAAACCTAAAAGAAAGAGTACTGGTTCCGCACATGGAGAGTACATTGATTTTGAAGAAGTAAAGTAA